In one Carassius carassius chromosome 12, fCarCar2.1, whole genome shotgun sequence genomic region, the following are encoded:
- the LOC132154622 gene encoding alcohol dehydrogenase 1-like isoform X1: protein MGIFNALTLSSQPLSTNPMPKKLGHCTNSIRLHWEMATAGKVIKCRAAVAWEPNVPLIMEEIEVAPPQESEIRIKVVVTSVCHTDLYHLFEGKDKRGFPTVLGHEGAGVVESVGPGVTDFKTGDKVIPLFLSQCGKCRFCKCPKTNLCDSSWSTKYHDTMADPSTRLTCRGQPILQFMGTSTFSEYTVINQFAVAKIDDNAPLDRVCLLGCGITTGYGAAVNTAGVTPGSVCAVFGMGAVGLAAVMGCKNAGASRIFAVDINEQKFEKAKVFGATDFLNPKAYNKPISEVLAELTNGGVDYSLECVGNTEVMRTALESCVKGWGVSVLVGWTDVKDFSARPIQLLSGKTWKGSLFGGYKSKDSVPNLVCDYMNGKIKLDEFITHKMNIEQVNDAINLMKTGECIRCVLNISK from the exons atggggattttCAATGCTTTAACTCTTTCCTCACAGCCACTTTCTACAAACCCGAtgccaaaaaagttgggacattgtacaaatt CAATACGACTACACTGGGAAATGGCCACTGCAGGAAAG GTTATTAAATGTCGGGCTGCTGTTGCCTGGGAGCCCAATGTGCCCCTGATAATGGAAGAAATAGAAGTCGCCCCACCTCAGGAAAGCGAAATACGAATTAAG GTTGTAGTCACAAGTGTTTGTCACACCGACCTTTATCACCTGTTTGAAGGGAAGGACAAACGGGGTTTTCCCACTGTCCTGGGACATGAGGGCGCTGGTGTGGTGGAGAGTGTGGGACCTGGAGTCACTGATTTTAAAACAG GTGATAAGGTTATTCCACTCTTCCTCTCTCAGTGTGGAAAATGCAGGTTCTGCAAGTGTCCAAAAACAAACCTGTGTGACAGCAGTTG GTCAACTAAATATCATGACACTATGGCTGATCCTTCAACACGTCTCACTTGCCGTGGTCAGCCCATTCTGCAGTTCATGGGCACCAGTACCTTCTCTGAGTACACCGTCATCAATCAGTTTGCTGTGGCCAAGATTGATGATAATGCCCCACTCGACCGCGTGTGTCTGCTCGGCTGCGGCATCACTACTGGTTATGGAGCTGCTGTCAACACAGCTGGG gTCACTCCAGGCTCAGTCTGTGCAGTGTTTGGAATGGGTGCAGTAGGTCTGGCTGCAGTCATGGGCTGTAAAAACGCCGGAGCCTCCCGCATCTTTGCTGTGGATATTAATGAGCAGAAGTTTGAGAAGGCAAAGGTCTTTGGTGCCACTGATTTTCTGAATCCGAAGGCATATAATAAACCCATCTCTGAAGTACTGGCAGAACTTACCAATGGAGGAGTGGATTACTCACTTGAGTGTGTGGGCAACACTGAAGTAATG AGAACTGCGCTGGAGTCATGTGTTAAAGGTTGGGGTGTGAGTGTTTTAGTTGGCTGGACTGATGTGAAGGACTTCTCTGCAAGGCCAATACAACTCTTATCTGGGAAAACCTGGAAAGGATCTTTGTTTGGAG gTTATAAAAGCAAGGACTCTGTTCCAAACCTGGTTTGCGACTACATGAACGGCAAAATAAAGCTTGACGAGTTCATAACGCACAAAATGAATATTGAGCAGGTCAACGATGCCATCAACCTCATGAAGACTGGAGAGTG CATTCGATGCGTCCTGAATATATCCAAATGA
- the LOC132154622 gene encoding alcohol dehydrogenase 1-like isoform X2 → MATAGKVIKCRAAVAWEPNVPLIMEEIEVAPPQESEIRIKVVVTSVCHTDLYHLFEGKDKRGFPTVLGHEGAGVVESVGPGVTDFKTGDKVIPLFLSQCGKCRFCKCPKTNLCDSSWSTKYHDTMADPSTRLTCRGQPILQFMGTSTFSEYTVINQFAVAKIDDNAPLDRVCLLGCGITTGYGAAVNTAGVTPGSVCAVFGMGAVGLAAVMGCKNAGASRIFAVDINEQKFEKAKVFGATDFLNPKAYNKPISEVLAELTNGGVDYSLECVGNTEVMRTALESCVKGWGVSVLVGWTDVKDFSARPIQLLSGKTWKGSLFGGYKSKDSVPNLVCDYMNGKIKLDEFITHKMNIEQVNDAINLMKTGECIRCVLNISK, encoded by the exons ATGGCCACTGCAGGAAAG GTTATTAAATGTCGGGCTGCTGTTGCCTGGGAGCCCAATGTGCCCCTGATAATGGAAGAAATAGAAGTCGCCCCACCTCAGGAAAGCGAAATACGAATTAAG GTTGTAGTCACAAGTGTTTGTCACACCGACCTTTATCACCTGTTTGAAGGGAAGGACAAACGGGGTTTTCCCACTGTCCTGGGACATGAGGGCGCTGGTGTGGTGGAGAGTGTGGGACCTGGAGTCACTGATTTTAAAACAG GTGATAAGGTTATTCCACTCTTCCTCTCTCAGTGTGGAAAATGCAGGTTCTGCAAGTGTCCAAAAACAAACCTGTGTGACAGCAGTTG GTCAACTAAATATCATGACACTATGGCTGATCCTTCAACACGTCTCACTTGCCGTGGTCAGCCCATTCTGCAGTTCATGGGCACCAGTACCTTCTCTGAGTACACCGTCATCAATCAGTTTGCTGTGGCCAAGATTGATGATAATGCCCCACTCGACCGCGTGTGTCTGCTCGGCTGCGGCATCACTACTGGTTATGGAGCTGCTGTCAACACAGCTGGG gTCACTCCAGGCTCAGTCTGTGCAGTGTTTGGAATGGGTGCAGTAGGTCTGGCTGCAGTCATGGGCTGTAAAAACGCCGGAGCCTCCCGCATCTTTGCTGTGGATATTAATGAGCAGAAGTTTGAGAAGGCAAAGGTCTTTGGTGCCACTGATTTTCTGAATCCGAAGGCATATAATAAACCCATCTCTGAAGTACTGGCAGAACTTACCAATGGAGGAGTGGATTACTCACTTGAGTGTGTGGGCAACACTGAAGTAATG AGAACTGCGCTGGAGTCATGTGTTAAAGGTTGGGGTGTGAGTGTTTTAGTTGGCTGGACTGATGTGAAGGACTTCTCTGCAAGGCCAATACAACTCTTATCTGGGAAAACCTGGAAAGGATCTTTGTTTGGAG gTTATAAAAGCAAGGACTCTGTTCCAAACCTGGTTTGCGACTACATGAACGGCAAAATAAAGCTTGACGAGTTCATAACGCACAAAATGAATATTGAGCAGGTCAACGATGCCATCAACCTCATGAAGACTGGAGAGTG CATTCGATGCGTCCTGAATATATCCAAATGA